The following proteins are encoded in a genomic region of Nonomuraea muscovyensis:
- the rodA gene encoding rod shape-determining protein RodA: protein MIQGAAVRGRRSFARRAVGAQSPLWRLDGVLLVAVAALCVIGTLLVWSSTRTWAPGATGLVKKHVLNLLIGTGLFVVTTSIDHRAMRAYAPLVYLLSVIGLILVITPLGATINGSHSWILLGGGFAVQPSEFAKLGLTLMLAMLLAQPADTGERPRNLDVVIALVLATVTMGLVMAQPDLGTALVLAVITASGLVISGVRKRWIALLGLVAGAGVFAVFAFEMLEPYQVARFTAFVDPGVDPRGVGYNSTQSLIAIGSGQLFGKGLFEGGQTTGRFVPEQHTDFIFTVAGEEFGFLGSVTIVLLLGVVLLRGLKIARRCDDRFGTLAAGTIVCWFAFQTFINIGMTIGIMPITGLPLPFVSYGGTATFANLIAVGLLQSIRIREQSFT, encoded by the coding sequence ATGATCCAGGGCGCGGCGGTGCGGGGGCGGCGGTCGTTCGCCCGGCGGGCGGTCGGCGCGCAGTCGCCGCTGTGGCGGCTCGACGGGGTGCTGCTGGTCGCGGTCGCCGCGCTGTGCGTCATCGGCACGCTGCTGGTGTGGTCGTCCACCCGGACGTGGGCGCCCGGTGCCACGGGGCTGGTCAAGAAGCACGTACTCAACCTGCTCATCGGTACGGGGCTGTTCGTGGTGACGACCTCGATCGACCACCGGGCGATGCGGGCCTACGCGCCGCTGGTGTACCTGCTCAGCGTCATCGGGCTGATCCTGGTGATCACGCCGCTGGGCGCGACGATCAACGGGTCGCACTCGTGGATCCTGCTCGGCGGCGGCTTCGCGGTGCAGCCGTCGGAGTTCGCCAAGCTGGGACTGACCCTGATGCTGGCCATGCTGCTCGCCCAGCCGGCGGACACCGGTGAGCGGCCGCGCAACCTCGACGTGGTCATCGCCCTGGTGCTCGCGACGGTGACGATGGGGCTGGTGATGGCGCAGCCCGACCTCGGCACGGCCCTGGTCCTGGCGGTCATCACGGCCAGCGGTCTGGTGATCAGCGGGGTGCGCAAGCGGTGGATCGCGCTGCTCGGGCTCGTCGCGGGCGCCGGGGTGTTCGCGGTGTTCGCCTTCGAGATGCTGGAGCCGTACCAGGTGGCGCGGTTCACGGCGTTCGTGGACCCGGGGGTGGACCCGCGCGGGGTGGGCTACAACAGCACGCAGTCGCTGATCGCGATCGGCTCCGGGCAACTGTTCGGCAAGGGGCTGTTCGAGGGCGGGCAGACCACCGGCAGGTTCGTGCCGGAGCAGCACACCGACTTCATCTTCACGGTGGCGGGGGAGGAGTTCGGCTTCCTCGGCTCGGTGACGATCGTGCTGCTGCTCGGGGTGGTGCTGCTGCGCGGGCTGAAAATCGCGCGCAGGTGCGACGACCGGTTCGGCACGCTGGCGGCCGGGACGATCGTGTGCTGGTTCGCCTTCCAGACGTTCATCAACATCGGGATGACGATCGGGATCATGCCGATCACCGGGCTGCCGCTGCCGTTCGTGTCGTACGGGGGCACGGCGACCTTCGCCAACCTCATCGCGGTCGGCCTGCTGCAGTCGATCAGGATCCGCGAGCAGTCGTTCACCTGA
- the obgE gene encoding GTPase ObgE: MPDFVDQVILHVRAGDGGNGCASVHREKFKPLGGPDGGNGGRGGDVILEVDPNTATLLDYHRRPHRKAENGKQGQGSNRDGANGGDVVLPVPNGTVVKDADTGEVLVDLVGAGTRYVIAKGGHGGLGNAALASAKRKAPGFALLGEPGDGLDVMLELKSVADVALVGFPSAGKSSLIAALSAARPKIADYPFTTLIPNLGVVTAGETVFTVADVPGLIPGASQGKGLGHEFLRHVERCDMLVHVIDCATMEPGRDPVTDYEVIEAELQAYGKLEGRPRMVVLNKADVPDAAELAELVRSEFEERGLQVFTISAATRAGLRELTYAMGEWVAAARAAKPVEEPTRLVIRPRQLGEAGFSVRKVNDNQFQVTGEKPERWIRQTDFTNDEAVGYLADRLERLGVEEELVKAGATAGAEVIIGSMEGGYVFDWQPTLSAESVHQGPRGTDSRLG; the protein is encoded by the coding sequence ATGCCGGACTTCGTGGACCAGGTCATCCTGCACGTCAGGGCCGGTGACGGGGGGAACGGCTGCGCCTCTGTCCACCGGGAGAAGTTCAAGCCGCTCGGCGGCCCCGACGGCGGCAACGGCGGGCGCGGCGGCGACGTGATCCTGGAGGTGGACCCCAACACCGCCACCCTGCTCGACTACCACCGCCGCCCCCACCGCAAGGCCGAGAACGGCAAGCAGGGGCAGGGCTCCAACCGTGACGGCGCGAACGGCGGGGACGTCGTGCTGCCGGTGCCCAACGGCACCGTCGTCAAGGACGCCGACACCGGAGAGGTGCTGGTCGACCTCGTCGGCGCGGGCACCCGCTACGTGATCGCCAAGGGCGGCCACGGCGGGCTGGGCAACGCCGCGCTGGCCAGCGCCAAGCGCAAGGCGCCGGGGTTCGCGCTGCTCGGCGAGCCGGGCGACGGCCTCGACGTCATGCTGGAGCTCAAGAGCGTCGCCGACGTGGCCCTCGTCGGGTTCCCCAGCGCAGGGAAGTCGTCGCTGATCGCCGCGCTGAGCGCCGCCCGGCCCAAGATCGCCGACTATCCGTTCACGACGCTGATCCCCAACCTCGGCGTGGTCACGGCGGGCGAGACGGTGTTCACCGTCGCCGACGTGCCGGGCCTGATCCCGGGCGCCTCCCAGGGCAAGGGCCTCGGGCACGAGTTCCTGCGCCACGTCGAGCGCTGCGACATGCTGGTGCACGTCATCGACTGCGCCACCATGGAGCCGGGTCGTGACCCCGTCACCGACTACGAGGTGATCGAGGCGGAGCTCCAGGCGTACGGCAAGCTGGAGGGCCGTCCCCGGATGGTGGTGCTGAACAAGGCGGACGTGCCCGACGCCGCCGAGCTGGCCGAGTTGGTCAGGTCCGAGTTCGAGGAGCGGGGGCTCCAGGTTTTCACGATCTCCGCCGCCACGCGCGCCGGGCTGCGCGAGCTGACGTACGCGATGGGCGAGTGGGTGGCCGCCGCGCGGGCGGCCAAGCCGGTCGAGGAGCCGACGCGCCTGGTCATCAGGCCCAGGCAGCTCGGCGAGGCCGGGTTCAGCGTGCGGAAGGTCAACGACAACCAGTTCCAGGTCACCGGCGAGAAGCCCGAGCGCTGGATCAGGCAGACCGACTTCACCAACGACGAGGCCGTCGGCTACCTCGCCGACCGGCTGGAACGGCTCGGCGTCGAGGAGGAGCTGGTCAAGGCCGGCGCCACCGCGGGCGCCGAGGTCATCATCGGGTCCATGGAGGGCGGCTACGTCTTCGACTGGCAGCCCACGCTGAGCGCCGAGTCCGTGCACCAGGGGCCGCGCGGCACCGACAGCCGGCTCGGGTAG
- a CDS encoding TIGR03960 family B12-binding radical SAM protein has product MPVESIFHRLEALLPKVQKPIQYVGGELNSTVKDWDSADVRWALMYPDAYEVGLPNQGVAILYEILNELPATLAERTYAVWPDLEALMRAEGVPQFTVDAHRPVRAFDVLGLSFSTELGYTNMLTALDLAGIPLRAVDRGDDDPIVLAGGHAAFNPEPIADFLDAAVLGDGEQIAIAVSEVVREWKAEGRPGGRDELLMRLAESGGVYVPKFYDVDYHPDGRIKRVAPNRPGVPWRVHKHTVMDLDEWPYPKKPLVPLAETVHERFSVEIFRGCTRGCRFCQAGMITRPVRERSITTIGAMVENGIKESGFTEVGLLSLSSADHSEIGEVAKGLADRYEGTNTSLSLPSTRVDAFNIDLANEFSRNGRRSGLTLAPEGGSERMRKVINKMVTEEDLIRTVTTAYSQGWRQVKLYFMCGLPTETDEDVLGIADLAKKVIKAGREVTGSRDIRCTVSIGGFVPKPHTPFQWAGQADHETVDRRLKALRDSLRGDKEYGRAIGYRYHDGKPSIVEGLLSRGDRRVGAVIRAVWEDGGRFDGWSEHFSYERWMSAAEQAGVDVDWYTVREREENEVLPWDHLDAGLDREWLWQDWQDAVSGAEVEDCRWTPCYDCGVCPTMGTEIQIGPTGRKLLPLTVV; this is encoded by the coding sequence ATGCCTGTCGAGTCGATTTTCCACCGCCTGGAAGCGCTGCTGCCCAAGGTGCAGAAGCCGATCCAGTACGTGGGGGGTGAGCTCAACTCGACCGTGAAGGACTGGGACTCCGCCGACGTGCGCTGGGCGCTGATGTATCCCGACGCCTACGAGGTCGGCCTGCCCAACCAGGGCGTCGCGATCCTCTACGAGATCCTCAACGAGCTGCCCGCGACCCTCGCCGAGCGCACCTACGCCGTCTGGCCCGACCTGGAGGCGCTCATGCGCGCCGAGGGCGTGCCGCAGTTCACCGTCGACGCCCACCGGCCGGTGCGCGCCTTCGACGTGCTCGGCCTGTCGTTCTCCACCGAGCTCGGCTACACCAACATGCTGACCGCGCTCGACCTGGCCGGCATCCCGCTGCGGGCCGTCGACCGCGGCGACGACGACCCGATCGTGCTGGCGGGCGGGCACGCCGCGTTCAACCCCGAGCCGATCGCCGACTTCCTCGACGCGGCCGTGCTCGGCGACGGCGAGCAGATCGCGATCGCCGTCAGCGAGGTGGTCCGCGAGTGGAAGGCCGAGGGCCGGCCGGGCGGGCGCGACGAGCTGCTCATGCGGCTGGCGGAGTCGGGCGGCGTCTACGTGCCGAAGTTCTACGACGTCGACTACCACCCCGACGGGCGGATCAAGCGGGTCGCCCCCAACCGGCCGGGCGTGCCGTGGCGGGTCCACAAGCACACCGTCATGGACCTCGACGAGTGGCCCTACCCGAAGAAGCCGCTGGTGCCGCTGGCGGAGACCGTGCACGAGCGGTTCAGCGTGGAGATCTTCCGCGGCTGCACGCGCGGCTGCCGGTTCTGCCAGGCCGGCATGATCACCAGGCCGGTGCGCGAGCGGTCCATCACCACGATCGGCGCCATGGTCGAGAACGGCATCAAGGAGTCCGGTTTCACCGAGGTCGGCCTGCTGTCGCTGTCGTCGGCCGACCACTCGGAGATCGGCGAGGTGGCCAAGGGGCTGGCCGACCGCTACGAGGGCACCAACACCTCGCTGTCGTTGCCGTCCACCCGCGTCGACGCGTTCAACATCGACCTGGCCAACGAGTTCTCCCGCAACGGACGGCGCTCCGGCCTGACGCTCGCGCCCGAGGGCGGCTCGGAGCGGATGCGCAAGGTGATCAACAAGATGGTCACCGAGGAAGACCTCATCCGCACCGTCACCACCGCCTACTCCCAGGGGTGGCGGCAGGTGAAGCTCTACTTCATGTGCGGGCTGCCCACCGAGACCGACGAGGACGTGCTCGGCATCGCCGACCTGGCCAAGAAGGTCATCAAGGCGGGCCGCGAGGTGACCGGCTCCCGCGACATCCGCTGCACCGTGTCCATCGGCGGTTTCGTGCCCAAGCCGCACACGCCGTTCCAGTGGGCCGGGCAGGCCGACCACGAGACCGTCGACCGGCGGCTCAAGGCGCTGCGCGACTCGCTGCGCGGCGACAAGGAATACGGCCGGGCCATCGGCTACCGCTACCACGACGGCAAGCCGTCCATCGTGGAGGGCCTGCTGTCGAGGGGCGACCGCCGGGTGGGGGCCGTCATCCGCGCCGTCTGGGAGGACGGCGGGCGCTTCGACGGCTGGAGCGAGCACTTCTCCTACGAGCGGTGGATGTCCGCCGCCGAGCAGGCCGGCGTCGACGTCGACTGGTACACCGTGCGCGAGCGCGAGGAGAACGAAGTGCTCCCGTGGGACCATCTCGACGCCGGGCTCGACCGCGAGTGGCTGTGGCAGGACTGGCAGGACGCCGTGTCCGGGGCCGAGGTCGAGGACTGCCGGTGGACGCCCTGCTACGACTGCGGCGTCTGCCCGACGATGGGCACCGAGATCCAGATCGGTCCCACCGGCCGCAAGCTCCTTCCCCTGACGGTCGTCTAG
- a CDS encoding TIGR03936 family radical SAM-associated protein: MQRLRVRYAKRGRLRFTSHRDISRAVERAVRRAGIPVAYSAGFSPHPKISYAGAAPTGVASEAEYLELGVTTPCDPERVRADLDGSLPPGIDVLDVVEAGSGGLADRLEASEWEVRLAGVDPEHAGVAVEKFLAAGAVEVERLTKKGPRRFDAREAVLTLAVVRTVPEGTDRTAAQVPGQSCVILRMVVRHMTPAVRPDDVLTGLRLVADFAPPVPPEVTRLAQGPLDASTGALADPFGLDRETTRGGEPGQASEQVVG; this comes from the coding sequence GTGCAGCGCCTGCGTGTGCGCTACGCCAAGCGCGGACGCCTGCGCTTCACCAGTCACCGCGACATCTCGCGGGCCGTCGAGAGGGCGGTCCGCCGTGCCGGCATTCCGGTGGCCTACAGCGCGGGTTTCTCGCCCCACCCGAAGATCTCCTACGCGGGCGCCGCGCCGACCGGCGTGGCCAGCGAAGCCGAATACCTCGAACTCGGCGTCACGACGCCGTGCGACCCGGAACGTGTCCGGGCCGACCTCGACGGCTCGCTGCCACCCGGCATCGACGTGCTCGACGTCGTCGAGGCGGGCTCCGGGGGGCTGGCCGACCGCCTGGAGGCCTCCGAGTGGGAGGTGCGCCTGGCCGGTGTCGATCCCGAGCACGCCGGCGTGGCGGTGGAGAAGTTCCTCGCCGCCGGTGCGGTGGAGGTCGAGCGCCTCACCAAGAAGGGTCCGCGTCGCTTCGACGCGCGGGAGGCCGTGCTGACGCTGGCGGTGGTGCGGACGGTACCCGAGGGGACAGACAGAACCGCAGCTCAGGTGCCCGGACAGTCGTGTGTCATACTGCGCATGGTTGTTCGGCACATGACGCCTGCCGTTCGACCCGACGATGTGCTCACAGGGCTGCGCCTTGTGGCCGACTTCGCGCCGCCGGTCCCTCCTGAGGTGACCAGGCTGGCGCAGGGGCCGCTCGACGCCAGCACCGGTGCGCTTGCCGACCCGTTCGGCCTTGACCGCGAGACTACGCGCGGCGGCGAGCCGGGACAGGCGAGTGAGCAGGTCGTCGGATAG
- the mrdA gene encoding penicillin-binding protein 2: MIRIRTRLFVLHVLVLTLLVVLAVRLWQVQVVRGQELVERAAETRTRTVIVPAVRGQILDSSGRPLVRNQTSLVVSVDRTALLRTRDGGTRVLRKLGSVLGKPLKELQQRIRPCGPTVSQPCWTGSPYQAVPIEEKAGTREALQILERQEEFPGITAEIQSVRQYPLGRAGAQMLGYLQPVTEAELERREGLKAAYSGVDLAGRDGLEQVYDEALRGKSGKRQVQVDRMGKPIGLEQEVRPVSGDHLITSIDAGLQEVTEQALQRAMKGAPRADGGAAVVLDARTGRVLALASAPGYDPEIWAGGITAGAYQRLMSEKSGKPLVSRAINGQFAPGSTFKVSSVAAMLRAGYPIDGTYGCPGSYMVGDRAFNNFRGIGLGTLTLHTALVRSCDTIFYRAAYEQYLRDGGRNPKKTAKEVFANTARGFGFGRPTGIDLPGESAGRIPDRAWKKEMWTLTSATNCKRAQTGYPEVADRARAEFLKRLAHENCTEGFVLRPGDSANFSIGQGDVLVTPLQLARAYAALVSDGKLRSPRIGWARVRPDGTVVETYDVPVVGKLPISEKERVYIKNALSEVASDGTAAGAFSGFPMDKVRIGGKTGTAEVWGKADTSWFASFAPTQNPRFVVVAMISQGGMGSQAAAPAVREIYEGIYGIKRPAALPGGRPVSGLPTFRPDGTVARG; this comes from the coding sequence ATGATCAGGATCAGGACCCGGCTGTTCGTCCTGCACGTGCTGGTCCTGACGCTGCTCGTGGTGCTGGCCGTGCGGCTGTGGCAGGTGCAGGTGGTGCGCGGGCAGGAGTTGGTGGAGAGGGCGGCCGAGACGCGGACGCGCACGGTGATCGTCCCGGCGGTGCGGGGGCAGATCCTCGACTCCTCCGGGCGCCCGCTGGTGCGCAACCAGACCTCGCTGGTCGTGTCGGTCGACAGGACGGCGCTGCTGCGCACCCGCGACGGCGGCACGAGGGTGCTGCGCAAGCTGGGCTCCGTGCTGGGCAAGCCGCTCAAGGAGCTGCAGCAACGGATCAGGCCGTGCGGGCCCACGGTGTCGCAGCCGTGCTGGACCGGCTCGCCGTACCAGGCGGTGCCGATCGAGGAGAAGGCCGGCACCCGCGAGGCGCTGCAGATCCTGGAACGCCAGGAGGAGTTCCCCGGCATCACCGCCGAGATCCAGTCGGTCAGGCAGTATCCCCTCGGCCGGGCCGGCGCGCAGATGCTCGGCTACCTGCAGCCGGTCACCGAGGCCGAGCTGGAAAGGCGCGAAGGGCTGAAGGCCGCCTACTCCGGCGTCGACCTGGCCGGGCGCGACGGCCTCGAACAGGTCTACGACGAGGCGCTGCGTGGCAAGTCCGGGAAGCGTCAGGTGCAGGTCGACAGGATGGGCAAGCCGATCGGGCTCGAGCAGGAGGTACGCCCGGTCAGCGGCGACCATCTGATCACCAGCATCGACGCGGGTTTGCAGGAGGTGACCGAGCAGGCGCTGCAGCGGGCCATGAAGGGCGCGCCGAGGGCCGACGGCGGCGCCGCCGTGGTGCTCGACGCGCGGACCGGGCGGGTGCTGGCGCTGGCCAGCGCGCCCGGCTACGACCCGGAGATCTGGGCCGGCGGCATCACCGCCGGCGCCTACCAGCGCCTGATGTCGGAGAAGTCCGGCAAGCCGCTGGTGTCGCGGGCCATCAACGGGCAGTTCGCGCCGGGGTCGACGTTCAAGGTGTCGTCGGTGGCGGCGATGCTGCGGGCCGGCTACCCGATCGACGGCACGTACGGCTGCCCCGGCTCCTACATGGTGGGCGACCGGGCGTTCAACAACTTCCGCGGCATCGGGCTCGGCACGCTCACCCTGCACACGGCGCTGGTCAGGTCGTGCGACACGATCTTCTACCGGGCGGCGTACGAGCAGTACCTGCGTGACGGCGGGCGCAACCCGAAGAAGACGGCCAAGGAGGTGTTCGCCAACACGGCCAGGGGCTTCGGGTTCGGCAGACCCACCGGCATCGACCTGCCCGGCGAGTCGGCCGGACGCATCCCCGACCGGGCGTGGAAGAAGGAGATGTGGACGCTGACCAGCGCCACCAACTGCAAGCGGGCGCAGACCGGCTACCCCGAGGTGGCCGACCGGGCGCGCGCGGAGTTCCTCAAGCGCCTGGCCCACGAGAACTGCACCGAGGGGTTCGTGCTGCGGCCGGGCGACTCGGCCAACTTCTCCATCGGCCAGGGTGACGTGCTGGTGACGCCGTTGCAGCTCGCCCGCGCGTACGCGGCGCTGGTGAGCGACGGCAAGCTGCGCAGCCCGCGCATCGGGTGGGCGCGGGTGCGGCCCGACGGCACGGTCGTGGAGACGTACGACGTCCCGGTCGTCGGGAAGCTGCCGATCAGCGAGAAGGAGCGCGTCTACATCAAGAACGCGCTCAGCGAGGTGGCCTCCGACGGCACCGCGGCCGGGGCGTTCAGCGGGTTCCCGATGGACAAGGTCCGCATCGGCGGCAAGACCGGCACCGCCGAGGTGTGGGGGAAGGCCGACACGTCCTGGTTCGCGTCGTTCGCGCCGACGCAGAACCCGCGCTTCGTGGTGGTCGCCATGATCTCCCAGGGCGGGATGGGGTCCCAGGCGGCGGCGCCGGCCGTACGGGAGATCTACGAGGGGATCTACGGCATCAAGCGGCCCGCCGCGCTGCCCGGTGGCAGACCGGTCAGCGGGCTGCCGACGTTCAGGCCCGACGGGACGGTGGCGCGCGGATGA
- a CDS encoding ribonuclease E/G, with translation MLENEPNAGATGPDGETTEQSTTAPRRRASRPAGPPPEVPDAPAPVTVAAAAGTGGQVITSTGEQAGASAPAGSARRRASRPAGSPPPVVESAAPAGSPVEAAVSEAVADAVSEAVAQVTAAAGVADAVAAGAAEGTAEPAAETKPKRATRTRSTATTPRRRTGKKAAEAAEEPAGGGEQAATGAAVQDSGQAVQAAGGTATPDAPAQAVVAQDTAAQVGQAGSLESEQAAEESAAPKRRRTRKKAEPEPVEEQPVAAAEDDDVIDVLPEDEPLDDEPAGEDLDEDLDRPSLLADPFGLSATRRHDEPGAAVQRPAAIFAPLFQAPDPSQATPVAKPVAKPARVEPEPVAEAEEPADETVVEDEDDTADEQDEDESGSRRRRRRRGGRGRGKQRERDEADDSDDQDDDGDEDQAEETQEEEVSSSRRRRRRRRRGSDDGAEPVADDPPNTVVRIRAPRSGRATALDTSADGVQSVRGSTRLEAKKQRRREGRELGRRRPPIITESEFLARRESVDRMMVVRRQGDRTQIAVLEDGVLVEHYVNREASQSYVGNVYLGKVQNVLPSMEAAFVDIGKGRNAVLYAGEVNFDTAGMEGQPKRIESALKSGQSVLVQVTKDPIGHKGARLTSQISLPGRYLVYVPDGSMTGISRKLPDKERTRLKSILKKVMPENAGVIVRTAAEGASEDELARDVARLSAQWENIQRKAKSASPPELLSAEPDLTVRVVRDVFNEDFSSLVVQGEGAWETVDEYVKYVAPHLTDRLSKWDGEQGDVFESYRIDEQLGKAMERKVWLPSGGSLVIDRTEAMTVVDVNTGKFTGQGGNLEETVTRNNLEAAEEIVRQLRLRDIGGIIVIDFIDMVLESNRDLVLRRMLECLARDRTKHQVAEVTSLGLVQMTRKRVGQGLLEAFSTPCECCNGRGLIVSTEPVESKSESRGTQGKMAVEKAVAEKTGDKADKVSAAKDSAGRDTVTGALDDVPAEDDQAGQTSGRGRRRSRRAKSSE, from the coding sequence ATGCTCGAGAACGAGCCCAACGCCGGGGCCACTGGCCCTGACGGCGAAACAACAGAACAGTCGACGACGGCTCCGCGCCGCAGGGCCAGCAGGCCGGCGGGGCCGCCACCCGAGGTGCCCGACGCGCCCGCCCCGGTGACCGTGGCGGCCGCCGCGGGCACGGGCGGCCAGGTGATCACCAGCACGGGGGAGCAGGCGGGTGCGTCCGCTCCGGCGGGTTCCGCGCGCCGCCGGGCGTCCCGGCCCGCCGGGTCGCCCCCGCCGGTGGTGGAGTCCGCCGCGCCTGCCGGGAGCCCGGTCGAGGCGGCCGTGTCCGAAGCGGTGGCCGACGCCGTGTCCGAGGCGGTGGCGCAGGTGACCGCCGCGGCGGGTGTCGCGGACGCCGTGGCGGCGGGTGCCGCCGAGGGCACCGCTGAGCCGGCTGCCGAGACCAAGCCCAAGAGGGCCACCCGCACCAGGTCGACGGCGACCACGCCACGCCGGCGCACCGGCAAGAAGGCCGCAGAGGCCGCGGAGGAGCCCGCCGGCGGCGGGGAGCAGGCGGCGACCGGCGCGGCCGTCCAGGACTCGGGGCAGGCCGTACAGGCCGCCGGAGGCACCGCCACGCCCGACGCCCCCGCCCAGGCCGTCGTCGCACAGGACACCGCCGCGCAGGTCGGTCAGGCCGGCAGTCTTGAAAGCGAGCAGGCCGCCGAGGAGAGCGCCGCGCCGAAGCGGCGCCGCACGCGCAAGAAGGCCGAGCCGGAGCCCGTCGAGGAGCAGCCCGTCGCCGCCGCCGAGGACGACGACGTCATCGACGTGCTGCCCGAGGACGAGCCGCTCGACGACGAGCCCGCGGGTGAGGACCTCGACGAGGACCTCGACCGGCCGAGCCTGCTGGCAGACCCGTTCGGTCTGTCGGCGACGCGCAGGCATGACGAGCCCGGCGCCGCGGTCCAGCGGCCCGCCGCCATCTTCGCGCCGCTGTTCCAGGCGCCCGACCCGAGCCAGGCCACGCCCGTGGCCAAGCCCGTCGCCAAGCCCGCGCGCGTCGAGCCGGAGCCCGTGGCCGAGGCCGAGGAACCCGCCGACGAGACCGTGGTCGAGGACGAGGACGACACCGCCGACGAGCAGGACGAGGACGAGAGCGGCAGCCGTCGCCGGCGCCGCCGCCGCGGCGGCAGGGGGCGCGGCAAGCAGCGCGAGCGTGACGAGGCCGACGACTCCGACGATCAGGACGACGACGGCGACGAGGACCAGGCGGAGGAGACCCAGGAAGAGGAGGTCTCCAGCTCGCGCCGGCGCCGCCGTCGCCGGCGCCGCGGCTCCGACGACGGGGCAGAGCCGGTCGCCGACGACCCGCCCAACACGGTCGTCCGCATCCGCGCGCCCCGCTCGGGCCGCGCCACCGCGCTCGACACCTCCGCCGACGGCGTGCAGAGCGTGCGCGGCTCCACCCGCCTGGAGGCCAAGAAGCAGCGCCGCCGCGAGGGCCGTGAGCTGGGCCGCAGGCGTCCGCCGATCATCACCGAGTCGGAGTTCCTGGCCCGGCGCGAGTCGGTCGACCGCATGATGGTGGTGCGCCGCCAGGGTGACCGCACGCAGATCGCGGTGCTGGAGGACGGGGTGCTCGTCGAGCACTACGTCAACCGCGAGGCCAGCCAGTCCTACGTGGGCAACGTCTACCTCGGCAAGGTGCAGAACGTGCTGCCGTCGATGGAGGCGGCGTTCGTCGACATCGGCAAGGGCCGCAACGCCGTCCTGTACGCCGGTGAGGTCAACTTCGACACCGCCGGCATGGAGGGCCAGCCCAAGCGCATCGAGTCGGCGCTGAAGTCCGGCCAGTCGGTGCTGGTGCAGGTCACCAAGGACCCGATCGGCCACAAGGGCGCCCGCCTGACCTCGCAGATCAGCCTGCCCGGCCGCTACCTGGTCTACGTGCCCGACGGCTCGATGACCGGCATCAGCCGCAAGCTGCCCGACAAGGAGCGCACGCGGCTCAAGAGCATCCTCAAGAAGGTCATGCCCGAGAACGCCGGCGTCATCGTGCGCACGGCCGCCGAGGGCGCCTCGGAGGACGAGCTGGCCCGCGACGTCGCGCGCCTGTCGGCCCAGTGGGAGAACATCCAGCGGAAGGCCAAGTCGGCCAGCCCGCCCGAGCTGCTCTCGGCCGAGCCCGACCTGACCGTCCGGGTGGTGCGCGACGTCTTCAACGAGGACTTCAGCTCTCTCGTGGTGCAGGGCGAGGGCGCCTGGGAGACGGTCGACGAGTACGTCAAGTACGTCGCGCCGCACCTGACCGACCGCCTGTCCAAGTGGGACGGCGAGCAGGGCGACGTGTTCGAGTCGTACCGGATCGACGAGCAGCTCGGCAAGGCGATGGAGCGCAAGGTGTGGCTGCCCAGCGGCGGCTCGCTGGTGATCGACCGCACCGAGGCGATGACCGTCGTCGACGTCAACACCGGAAAGTTCACCGGCCAGGGCGGCAACCTCGAGGAGACCGTCACCCGCAACAACCTGGAGGCGGCCGAGGAGATCGTCCGCCAGCTCAGGTTGCGCGACATCGGCGGCATCATCGTCATCGACTTCATCGACATGGTGCTGGAGTCCAACCGCGACCTGGTGCTGCGCCGGATGCTGGAGTGCCTGGCACGCGACAGGACCAAGCACCAGGTGGCCGAGGTCACCTCGCTGGGCCTGGTGCAGATGACGCGCAAGCGGGTCGGCCAGGGGCTGCTGGAGGCGTTCTCCACGCCGTGCGAGTGCTGCAACGGCCGCGGGCTCATCGTCTCCACCGAGCCGGTGGAGTCCAAGTCCGAGTCGCGGGGCACGCAGGGCAAGATGGCGGTCGAGAAGGCGGTCGCCGAGAAGACCGGCGACAAGGCCGACAAGGTTTCCGCGGCGAAGGACTCCGCCGGTCGTGATACCGTGACCGGTGCGCTTGATGACGTCCCCGCAGAGGACGACCAGGCCGGTCAGACTTCCGGCAGGGGGCGGCGACGCTCCCGCCGAGCCAAGTCCTCCGAGTAG
- the rplU gene encoding 50S ribosomal protein L21, with product MYAIVRCGGRQQKVSVGDVLEVDKVAGEVGSSISLPTVLVVNDGDVTTEAGKFMVSAEILGETKGPKIRILKYKNKTGYKKRQGHRQRYTQVKITGIDQA from the coding sequence GTGTACGCGATCGTTCGTTGCGGCGGCAGGCAGCAGAAGGTCTCCGTCGGTGACGTCCTCGAGGTGGACAAGGTCGCCGGCGAGGTCGGCTCTTCGATTTCGCTGCCGACGGTGCTCGTCGTCAACGACGGCGATGTGACCACGGAGGCGGGCAAGTTCATGGTGAGCGCCGAGATCCTCGGCGAGACCAAGGGCCCGAAGATCCGGATCCTCAAGTACAAGAACAAGACCGGTTACAAGAAGCGCCAGGGTCACCGTCAGCGGTACACCCAGGTGAAGATCACCGGTATCGACCAGGCCTGA
- the rpmA gene encoding 50S ribosomal protein L27 encodes MAHKKGASSTRNGRDSNAQRLGVKRFGGQLVNAGEIIVRQRGTHFHPGDNVGRGGDDTLFALTAGHVQFGLKRGRKAVSIVPVAE; translated from the coding sequence ATGGCACACAAGAAGGGCGCGTCGTCCACCCGGAACGGCCGTGACTCCAACGCTCAGCGCCTGGGCGTCAAGCGCTTCGGCGGCCAGCTGGTCAACGCGGGCGAGATCATCGTCCGCCAGCGTGGCACCCACTTCCACCCCGGCGACAACGTCGGCCGTGGTGGCGACGACACGCTGTTCGCACTGACCGCGGGTCACGTGCAGTTCGGCCTCAAGCGCGGCCGCAAGGCCGTGAGCATCGTCCCGGTCGCGGAGTAA